The sequence CGACGGCAGCTTTGGATAGCAAAACCGGACGGGAAGTGGTGGATTTGATGCAAAGACTCGCCAAGGAGCAGGGCTGTGCCATTCTCCTAGTCACTCATGATCACCGGATTCTGGATATTGCCGACCGGGTGGTGCACCTGGAGGATGGGCATCTGGTACAGGATCAGGTGTTGTGAGCCGTGCCCAGAGGGTGGCGTAAATTTCCGGGGGAATCGGGGCTTTGAGGACTTTGCCCAGGCGGTTTTTATGTTGCGCCTGCTGCAGACAGGACTGTTGAGGACACAGGTACGCAGAGCGACCCATGCCCTCGTCCAAAACCACCTGATGGGTAGGGAACAGCCGCACGACTCGCCAGAAGCGTTCCCGGGGGGCAAGGGTGCGGCAACTCAGACAACGGCGGGTGCCGGGGGGCATTGACCGCTCCTAGTCGTCCCCTGGGACGGGGGGATGGTTCCGCTGTTGTTGTTCCCGCTCGGCGATCAATGCCTGCATCCGGGCATCTTCGGCGGCGGCATCGTATTTATTAACGTCCTTGATGTCAATTTTCCAGCCGGTGAGCCGGGCGGCGAGACGCACATTCTGCCCCTCCTTGCCGATGGCGAGGCTCAACTGGTTCTCATTGACCAGCACATGGGCTTGGCGACCATCCGGGTCCATCAGGCGCACCGCTTCAATCTGGGCGGGGCTGAGGGCGTTGGCGATGTAGGTGGCGGGGTCGGGGGACCACCGGATCACATCAATTTTTTCCCCCCGCAATTCGTTGACCACCGCCTGAATCCGGGAACCCCTTGCCCCAATGCAAGCACCCACCGGGTCCACATCCCGGTCCAGGGTATCTACGGCAATTTTGGTGCGGGGTCCGACTTTCGGGGTCGGGGGATTGGCTTCCCGTGCCACCGCCACGATCCGCACAATTTCATCTTCCATTTCCGGGACTTCGTTGGCAAAGAGGTACACCACCAGCCCGGCATCCGCCCGGGACACCACCAACTGGGGACCTTTGTGGGGACCGTCATGCACCTGTTTGAGAAAGAATTTGTAGGTACTGTTGGGGCGGTAATTGTCGTTGGGCAGTTGTTCTTTTTTGGGCAGTTCCGCTTCCACCTCGGTTTGGTTGTAGCCGCTACTCACCCCCACGATCCAGGAACCCCGTTCAAAGCGCAATATCCGCCCCTGCAAGACGGTGCCCTCCAGGTCTTGAAATTCCTCCTGGATCAGCCGTCGTTTCAGTTCCCGCAGGAGTTGGTTAAACACCTGTTTGGTCTGCATCGCCGCCATCCGCCCCAATTCCCGGCGGTCCTCCGGGGACACATCCAGCACCACCGTCCCCCCCAACTGGGCTTCGGGGATAAAGGGCTGGACTTCCTGGAGTGCCACCTCGTGGTCCGGGTCTTTCACCTCGGTGACAATCGTTTTTTCCGCCAACACCCGGAAGCCCCCCTCCTCCAGATCCAGTTCCACATCAAAATTTTGGAAGTACTCTTCCGTCAGGTTGGGGTTGTTAAAATCCCGCGCCCGCCGGTGTTTTTCGTACCCCTTGAGCAGGGCTTCCCGCAGGGCTTCCTGCAGGTCCGCTTTCGGTAAATTGTGGGTACGGCTGATCTCGTCAATCAGTTCTTTGAGATTGGGCAAATTGATAATCGACATAGGGATTCCCTAGGTATTCAGTTGGTTGAGTCACATCAATCATCCTGGTCATCGGTGGTCAGCACCACCCGCATCACCCAAGCCCGCAGGAGCCGCACTGTCCGCCCCCGCCGGTTTAGCACCACCGCCTCCCCATCCCGACGGAGTAACCGCCCCTGCCACTCCCGCCGCCCCCGATAGGGCTGGTGCAGTTCTACCCGCACCGGGAAGCCCTGAAAGGTGGTAAAGTCCCGCTCGGTGAGCAATTCCTCCCCCAGACCGGGGCTGGAAATTTCCAAAATGTAGGCACCGGGAAACCAATCCACCGCATCCAGCGCCGGAGCCAGGGCTTGGGTCATGCGTTCACAATCCGCTAAACCCGTATCCTGTGCGGGGTGACGAATATCAATCCGCAGGACGGGGGGTGCCTGATCCGTCAGAAAGGTGGCATTCACCACCTCCAAGCCCAGGGATGCCCCAATGGGTCGGGCTAACTCCAGCACCTGTGGAATAACGGGATGGGTCATAATCCAGGTCTATATATCATAACTTTTATCCGTAGCTTCCGGGCTATGCGCCCCGGTAATCTCCCCGTCATGGGTGGTGCGGTCGTTGTGGGTATGGTTGCCCAAAAAATAGGTTAAAGCCACAATTACTAGCGCACTGGCACCCCCGGAAAGGAGTAAATCCAGGCTTTTAATCCCCTTCACGGTTTCCCCCAAAAAGGACACCCCCAACACCACCACCACGACCCCCGCTAACCGACTTTTGAGTTCATCCACACTGCGAATTTCTAACCAGGGGGGAATCCGCAGGCGACTATCTACAAACAATTCATACAAACCCAACGCCACAATATAAAAAACCGTGCCGACGAGAAACAAATCCGTGACTTCCACCAGGGGTACCATCACCTTTTTGCCGCTCAATTTGCTCCAATCACTCGCCAGGGTATAAAGCACATCCAGGGTTTCCACCGTACCCGTCAACAGCACCAGCATCGAGGCAATCAGGGAGCAAACCACAGCCACAATGACCAGACGGCGACTGAAGGTAAATAAACGCTGAATCATACAGCCCTTGGGAAATAGCACGGTTTTAGGCATGGCTTCAGTGTAAATCCTGGGGTTTTCCCAACCGAAAAATTACTAAATAATTACTAAATTACTCAATACTCCATCTTTTCCGTCCACAGGGGCATGGTTGCCAGCCCCGGCGCAAACACATCCGCCCCATACCCCACCCCCAACAGGGTCAACCCCCGAGCCGGAGCCGCATAGGTCACCTCCTGCCGACGTTCCTCCTGCCACAGGCTGGTAAATTCCGCCACCGACCAATTGCCCCGCCCCACCTCCACCAGCAGCCCCACCAGCAGACGCATCATGCCATATAGAAACGCATTCGCCTGCACCTCGATATACACCCAAGCCTCCTGTCGCCAACACCGCACCGCCTGCACCTCCACCCAGGAATGCTCCCGCCCGGAATTACTCCGGTGAAATGCCGCCAAATGGTGCCGCCCCAAAAGCGGTTCCAGCGCCGCCTGCATCACCGGCACATCCAGGGGAGCGTAGTAATAATGCCAGCAAAAGGGAGCCGTAAATAGGTTATTGCTCCGGTCAGTGTACAGACAATAGCGATACCTGCGCCAGCGGGCGGAAAACCGGGCGTGCCAGTGATCCGGTACCAGCACACTTTGCCGCACCAACACATCCGGGGGTAGCCGTCCATTCAAAATCACCGCCCAGCGCTCCGGGGGAATGGTTCCAGGCGTGTCAAAATGGGCAACCTGACCGGCGGCGTGTACCCCCGTATCCGTCCGCCCCGCCCCGACCACCGTCACCGGCTGTCCTACCACACTCCCAATAGTTTCCTCCAGCACCCCCTGCACCGTGCGCTGACCCGGTTGGGACTGCCAGCCATGAAACCCCGTCCCCACATACTGCACCAGCAGGGCGACCCGGGGCAAACCCTAAACCAATTCAATAATCGCCATTTCCGCCGCATCCCCCCGACGGGGCACCGTGCGGATAATCCGGGTATAGCCCCCCGGTCGAGAGCCATAGCGTTCCGGGGCTTCCGCAAACAGGGCGTGCACCAGCTTTTTGTCGTAAATGTACCCCAGGGCTTGCCGCCGTGCCGCCAAGGAACCCTCCTTCGCCAGGGTAATCATGTGATCCACCTCCGCCCGAATCGCCTTCGCCCGTGCCTTGGTGGTGGTAATCCGCCCATAGCGCAGTAACGCCGTCGTCAACGCCCGCAGTAATGCTTTCCGCTGGTCAGCCGGTTTACTCAACCGGGGAATCCGTCGCCCGTGCCGCATGATCGATCCTCCTGTTCCCTACGCTTTTTCCTTAGGCAAAACAATCCCCAACCGCACCTGGAGCGCCTCGATTACCTCCTCCGCCGACTTCTGACCGAAGTTTTTGATCTCCAGCAGTTCTTCCTGGCTGTAGTTGAGCAAATCCGCCACACTGTGAATCTGCGCCCGTTTCAGACAGTTGTACGCCCGCACCGACAGCTGCAATTCCTCAATCGGCACCTGGCTCACCTTATCATCCTCGGAAGCCATGCCATTGTCCGTCGGTTCCAAGCCGACAATGCTCCGCAGGGGAGAAAACAGCTCCACCAGGGTGTGCGCCGCCTGACTCACCGCCTCCTTGGGACTCAGACTCCCATCCGTCGTCACCTCCAAAATCAACCGATCCTGGAGCACCCCCTCCTCGCTCCGCACCTCCTCCACCTGCCAACTCACCTGGCGCACCGGCATAAACACCGCATCAATCTGGAGAAAATCAATTGAGGTGCCATCCTCCTGACTCCGGTCCAGCAACCGGTAGCCCCGCCCCCGCTCCACATAAAATTCAAACTCCAGGGTGTGCCCCTCGCTGAGGGTGGCAATGTACTGGGTCGGATGCACCACCTCTACATCCGCTGGCAGTTTCAAATGCCCCGCCGTGATAATCATCGGACCTTGCACCCGCTCCAACCGTCCCAATTGCCGTTCCGCCGTATGGCTACGCAGTACAATTTCCTTCAAATTTAATAACAATTCCAGCACATCCTCCCGCACCCCCGGCACGGTGGCAAACTCATGGTTGACCCCCTCGATATGCACCGCCGTGATCGCCGCCCCTTCCAAATCCCCCAGCAAAACCCGCCGCAGGGCATTGCCCACCGTGATCCCTTGCCCTTGGTGCAACGGCTCCAGGACAAATCGCCCGTACTGTTGTTGCCCCGAGGCTTCCACGACCTCTACCTTAAACTGCGCCATAGTACCTCCCATTGGCTCACCAAACCTACACCCGCCGCCGCTTCGGAGGACGACAGCCATTGTGGGGAATCGGGGTCACATCCCGGATCAGGGTGATCTCCAACCCCGCCGCCTGCAATGCCCGAATCGCCGTTTCCCGCCCGGAACCTGGTCCAGAGACCAACACCTCCACCTGGCGCATCCCCTGCTCCATCGCCTGCCTCGCCGCATTCTCACTCGCCATCTGGGCGGCAAAGGGCGTGCCCTTCTTGGCTCCCTTAAACCCACTCGCCCCCGCCGAGGACCAAGAAATCACCTCCCCCTTGGGGTCGCTAATGGTGACGATGGTGTTATTAAACGTGGACTGGATGTGCGCCACCCCGTTGGGAATGTTTTTCTTTTGCTTGCGGGGACCTCCCTTCTTCTGCGGTGCCATAAATTACACTCCCAAAAACAGTACAAACATAGATGCTTACTTCCCAGGTGCCTTTTTCTTCCCCGCCACCGTCTTGCGGGTACGGGCGTTGGTGCGTGTCCTCTGCCCCCGCACCGGCAAACCCACCCGATGGCGACGACCCCGATAACAGCCGATGTCCATCAGCCGTTTGATATTCATCCCCTCCACCCGGCGCAGGTCCCCCTCCACCTGGTAATTCTGTTCGATGTACTCCCGTAGGGCGGCGATCTGCTGGTCATTCAAATCCCGCACCCGAGTGTCCGGGTCAATCCCCGTAGCCGCCAAAATCTCCTGGGAACGGGTCAGCCCAATCCCATAAATGTAGGTCAGCGAAATTTCCACCCGTTTCTCACGGGGCAAATCCACCCCTGAAATCCGTGCCAAGGCACACCTCGCAATAGATAAACCAGTTAACCCTGCCGTTGCTTATGTTTCGGGTTCATGCAGATCACCATCACCCGCCCCTTGCGGCGAATAATGCGGCATTTTTCGCACATCCGGCGAACCGAAGCCCGTACCTTCATGACCCCTTACCTAAAAGTCACAGCAAAAATATAATAATACCGGCAACCCGGGTGCGTGTCAAGGACTATTTTTTCTTCAACCGGAAGGTGATCCGCCCTTTGGTCAGGTCGTAGGGGGTGAGTTCCACCTTCACCCGGTCGCCCGGCAAAATTTTGATGTAATTGCGGCGAATCTTGCCGGAAATGTGCGCCAAGACGTTGAAGCCGTTGTCCAAATCCACCCGGAACATGGCGTTGGGCAGGGAATCGGTGACGGTGCCTTCCATCTCAATCAGGTCTTGCTTAGACAAGCGGTGCCTCCTAGAATGCAAAGTGTAGTAATCGTACCTACTCCTAGCTTATCAGGTCGCCGCCAAATGGGCTTGAATTTGCTGGGTCACCTGGGGAATGGGTTGGGTGCCATCAATGCGAATCACCCGCTCGCCGTAGAAGTCCAACAGGGGTTGGGTTTTGCTGTAGTATTCCTGGAGCCGGTTTTGGATCACCTCTGGGGTATCATCGGCACGGTTTTGCTCCTGCGCCCGTTGTAATAAGCGTGCCACCAGCATTTCCTCCGGCACATCCAGATTGAGAATGGCATCGCAGGGTTGGTGCAAATTCGCCAGCAATTCATCCAGGGCAGTCGCCTGGGGCACAGTGCGGGGAAACCCATCCAATATCCAGCCCGCCTGGGCATCCGGTGCCGTCAACCGTTCCTGCATCACCCGAATCACCACCGTATCGGGAACCAATTTGCCCGCATCGCTGTAGCTTTTCACCTCCAACCCCAGCGGCGTCCCCCGGCGGATGTGGTCCCGAAATATATCCCCTGGTGCCAAGCGGGGCACCGACCAGGTTTGCGCCAAAACTTCCCCTTGGGTACCTTTACCGGAACCGGGGGCACCCATCAAAATCACCCGTGGCATGAACACAATCCTCAAATGTGAGCTAAAGTTCCACTGTACTATTGAGTGGTTATCGTTGCGTCACTTCTGCCTAACGGTTAATTGAGTTTACGTGACGCATAGGCAAGTGTTGCTTTCAAATCATCCATTTCTAGATCAGGCAGTTCCTCTAAAATCTGTTCGGAGCTAGGACCCGCCACCAACAAATCTAAAACATCAGATACTCTAATTCTCACTAATTCTCATCCCACGAATACACGGTTTGGGATTGACTGTGATTCGTTCAACGAGCTTTGACATACAGTCTTTTGAGTGGTTATGGGATACAATTGAACCCCACTCGCTGTAGGTCAATCATGCTAAGCCTTTAGAATAATCGAGGCTTTTTGTATTCTTTCAGGGCACCTCTATTTATTAGAACCAACGAAAAATCTCATCCTCGGAATGCCCATCTTTCCCAGAACCAAGGGCGGGGGGTGCCCCCCTGCGACCGCTAATTTCTCATTTATAGAGGTTCCCTTAATTGATAAATAGACTGTACGAGGCAACCTCCATAAAATTAACGTCTATAGCAATTCTATCAATGAGAATGAAACAGGGGTCACAGGGGAACCGCCTCCGTCTTGGGTTCTAGGAAATTTCTGTTCGTTAATCAAATCGGATTGCTATAGATTTCTTCGCGAGCCAAGGGGCGGAAACCTTGAACACGCACGGGATGAGCGAGGAGCTGGTCCATGAAATGCACAGTGGTTTTGGGCATCTGTTCGCCCAGCAAGATGACACGTACACGGTTAGGGAGATTCCTGAGATATTGGCTAGGGATCTCGATGACACCGTTCTTAATTATGGTTGGGAACTCTATAGCTTGCATAATTTACCTCTGCTTTCTGAACAAGACTCTGAACCAATCGCCGCCCAACGGCTAAGCTCACCTGCTACTAACAGCTTTGGGAACTGTTCAGAGTATAACACTGGGTCAGGTGCAGCGACTTGTTATGTTGTGTAACTTCTACGCCTATCGCCCCGGACTTTCACCGATTCCAGCGCACGGGTCGCCCCACCAACTACCAACGAAGCCGAAAATCTAGAAGCTCGCCCCGCCGACCATCTCGCTATTGCGCTGGCAATATAACGGTTGAACTCACCCGCCATCATTGACTTTGGATGGTACGAATAAATTAGCATCAAGTCGGGTGCGGTGATTTGTTATGTTGCGTAAACTGTTGCAACTTTTCATTAGGTAAAGGTGATTTTGCAATTACAATCTCTAACTATTTAAAAACTGCCTAATAATAGTTGCATTGCTAAAGCAGTGAATTTCAGCTTAGGACGCAGTTTTATTCAAGCACCCTAAGCTTACTAATCACTAAACTGGGATTACCAACCTATTAACTTGTTCTTTAACTTAATCTAGAATCCGTTCGCGGCTCGCACCAGATGAATTGCTGCTTTTGCCACGCGAATTGCTGCCCGATTATTAGTCATGATGCTAAGGTTAGGCGCACTAGCGGATGGGATTGAAGCAGTTGGAGATGTGGATGGTGTTGCAAACTCACGGGCATAACGAAGTAAATTGCTCACAGTGCTGTCGTTTGAGCTGTAGTAAGCCACGATTGCATCGGCTCTATACAACTCCTCTGACACTCGATAGGGCGCATCGTAGTAACTACGGGTAAGTACTCCTTCCCCACGAGGACCCACAACATAGCCGAGTTTGCCTTCGTATAAGTTTTGGGCGGCTTCATGAACATTTTTGGCAGCACGTGCGGTTTCAGCCGCTTGAAAGTATTTTCCAGCCTCATATAGACCCCGCGCATCACTAAGGAGACGATTGCCCAAACTTGTCAAATCGCTCGCCCTTGCTATTGAGGCTTGTGTTGCCAAGAAAGAGAGCCTATACGCTGTCTCTTCCGCTTTGCGTATGTCACGCCAAGCCCGCTGTTGGTCACGATAACTCGGAGTGATGCCTGGAGACAGACCGTTAGGAGGAAAAGGCGCGGGAGGTCGACTAGAAGGAGGAAAAGGCTCAGGAGGTCGACCGATAGCAGGCTGTGTGACTGCTGCAGCTACTACAGCAAATAGTGGAATGGTAAAGAATAAAAGTGGTCGATTGGTTTTCATGAATTTTCATCATCAGGTCTAAGGCGTACTATTTTAGTGTAACATAACTACTGTTTCACCATGCCCTCATAGCGTTGGGAAATCACAAAGGTTTGCACCTGCTTGGCGGTATCAATCGCCACCCCCACGATAATTAATAGGGACGTTGCTCCAAACCCCTGAAAGGTGGTGACCCGGGTGGCACTCTCCACGGCGGTGGGTAAAATCGCCACCAAACCCAGGAAAATTGCTCCCAAAAAGGTCAACCGATTTAACACCTTTTCCAGATACTCACTGGTGGCTTTCCCAGGGCGAATGCCGGGAATACTCGAACCCATTTTTTTCAGGTTTTGCGCCACATCCACCGGGTTCATCACCAGACTGGTATAGAAGTAGCTAAACATCAAAATTAAACTCAAATAAAACAGTACATAAAGTGCTGGCATTGGTCCGGTGGGGGATAAATAAGTCGCCACCTGAATCAACACCGGATTGGCGGTAAATTGTGCCAAAGAAGCGGGCACCACCAGCATCGCCGAAGCAAAAATAATCGGCATCACATTCCCCTGATTCAACCGCAGGGGTAAATAGCTCTGTTGCTCCCGATAGAATTTACGCCCCACCTGGCGACGGGCGGACACAATCGGAATGCGGCGGATGCCCTCTTGCACAAACACAATCCCCACAATCATCGCCAAAAAGGACAGCAGTAAAATTACCACACTGCCCACGTTTCCACCACTTTTGACCCATTCCACCGTGCGGTTGACCGATACGGGCAGACCCGACACAATCCCCACAAAAATTAATAGAGAAGCCCCATTGCCAATCCCCCGCTCGGTGATTAATTCGGACAACCACAGGACAAACATGGAACCGGCGGTCAACACCAAAGCAGTTTTGATCACAAAGAAAACCCCAAAATTGTAGGCATAAGGGCGCACCCAAGTACTGGCTAAAAGGGTACTTTGGAGAATCGCCCAACCCAACGCCACATAGCGAGTAATTTGGGAAATTTTCCGGCGACCGGCTTCCCCTTCTTCTTTTTGTAAACGCTCCAAAGCGGGGACGGCGGCGGCTAAAATTTGCAGAATAATCGACGCATTAATAAAGGGCAAAATCCCCAGGGCAAAAATCCCCAAGGTGGACAAACCACCCCCGGCGAAAATGTCCAAAAAACCAATCACCGGATTGCGGGCAATACTTTCGGCAAAGGCGGCGCGATCAATCCCCGGCACCGGGATAAAAATCCCCAAACGCGCCAGGGTGAGAATCCCCAACGTCACCAAAACCCGTCCCCGTAACCCGGCGGCCTGTGCCATTTGGGCAAAGGTTTCCTGTGCCGTCGGTGTCCGACCCCGTGTCACATCCATAGTTTTTTTTAATTCCCATTATGGCTACTAGGTTAAAATTTTATATGAAAACGGTCAAAGTCGTGGTGGCCTATGGTTGCATCTCCTGCGGACTCCCTGGCCGGTCTGCCCTGGTTGTTGCTGGATGATACCCTCAAGTCCTGGCTGTTGGAGGATTGGGGGCGGGGCGATCAAACCACCCTGGGGTTGGGGGGTCAGCGGCGGGGGCGGGGGGTATGGTGCACCAAAGCGACGGGCGTGATTGCCGGTTTGCCCATTG comes from Synechococcus sp. C9 and encodes:
- a CDS encoding YlxR family protein — translated: MPPGTRRCLSCRTLAPRERFWRVVRLFPTHQVVLDEGMGRSAYLCPQQSCLQQAQHKNRLGKVLKAPIPPEIYATLWARLTTPDPVPDAHPPGAPPGRQYPESGDHE
- the nusA gene encoding transcription termination factor NusA produces the protein MSIINLPNLKELIDEISRTHNLPKADLQEALREALLKGYEKHRRARDFNNPNLTEEYFQNFDVELDLEEGGFRVLAEKTIVTEVKDPDHEVALQEVQPFIPEAQLGGTVVLDVSPEDRRELGRMAAMQTKQVFNQLLRELKRRLIQEEFQDLEGTVLQGRILRFERGSWIVGVSSGYNQTEVEAELPKKEQLPNDNYRPNSTYKFFLKQVHDGPHKGPQLVVSRADAGLVVYLFANEVPEMEDEIVRIVAVAREANPPTPKVGPRTKIAVDTLDRDVDPVGACIGARGSRIQAVVNELRGEKIDVIRWSPDPATYIANALSPAQIEAVRLMDPDGRQAHVLVNENQLSLAIGKEGQNVRLAARLTGWKIDIKDVNKYDAAAEDARMQALIAEREQQQRNHPPVPGDD
- the rimP gene encoding ribosome maturation factor RimP: MTHPVIPQVLELARPIGASLGLEVVNATFLTDQAPPVLRIDIRHPAQDTGLADCERMTQALAPALDAVDWFPGAYILEISSPGLGEELLTERDFTTFQGFPVRVELHQPYRGRREWQGRLLRRDGEAVVLNRRGRTVRLLRAWVMRVVLTTDDQDD
- a CDS encoding YqhA family protein, whose amino-acid sequence is MPKTVLFPKGCMIQRLFTFSRRLVIVAVVCSLIASMLVLLTGTVETLDVLYTLASDWSKLSGKKVMVPLVEVTDLFLVGTVFYIVALGLYELFVDSRLRIPPWLEIRSVDELKSRLAGVVVVVLGVSFLGETVKGIKSLDLLLSGGASALVIVALTYFLGNHTHNDRTTHDGEITGAHSPEATDKSYDI
- the truA gene encoding tRNA pseudouridine(38-40) synthase TruA; this encodes MPRVALLVQYVGTGFHGWQSQPGQRTVQGVLEETIGSVVGQPVTVVGAGRTDTGVHAAGQVAHFDTPGTIPPERWAVILNGRLPPDVLVRQSVLVPDHWHARFSARWRRYRYCLYTDRSNNLFTAPFCWHYYYAPLDVPVMQAALEPLLGRHHLAAFHRSNSGREHSWVEVQAVRCWRQEAWVYIEVQANAFLYGMMRLLVGLLVEVGRGNWSVAEFTSLWQEERRQEVTYAAPARGLTLLGVGYGADVFAPGLATMPLWTEKMEY
- the rplQ gene encoding 50S ribosomal protein L17 yields the protein MRHGRRIPRLSKPADQRKALLRALTTALLRYGRITTTKARAKAIRAEVDHMITLAKEGSLAARRQALGYIYDKKLVHALFAEAPERYGSRPGGYTRIIRTVPRRGDAAEMAIIELV
- a CDS encoding DNA-directed RNA polymerase subunit alpha, producing the protein MAQFKVEVVEASGQQQYGRFVLEPLHQGQGITVGNALRRVLLGDLEGAAITAVHIEGVNHEFATVPGVREDVLELLLNLKEIVLRSHTAERQLGRLERVQGPMIITAGHLKLPADVEVVHPTQYIATLSEGHTLEFEFYVERGRGYRLLDRSQEDGTSIDFLQIDAVFMPVRQVSWQVEEVRSEEGVLQDRLILEVTTDGSLSPKEAVSQAAHTLVELFSPLRSIVGLEPTDNGMASEDDKVSQVPIEELQLSVRAYNCLKRAQIHSVADLLNYSQEELLEIKNFGQKSAEEVIEALQVRLGIVLPKEKA
- the rpsK gene encoding 30S ribosomal protein S11 — protein: MAPQKKGGPRKQKKNIPNGVAHIQSTFNNTIVTISDPKGEVISWSSAGASGFKGAKKGTPFAAQMASENAARQAMEQGMRQVEVLVSGPGSGRETAIRALQAAGLEITLIRDVTPIPHNGCRPPKRRRV
- the rpsM gene encoding 30S ribosomal protein S13 is translated as MARISGVDLPREKRVEISLTYIYGIGLTRSQEILAATGIDPDTRVRDLNDQQIAALREYIEQNYQVEGDLRRVEGMNIKRLMDIGCYRGRRHRVGLPVRGQRTRTNARTRKTVAGKKKAPGK
- the rpmJ gene encoding 50S ribosomal protein L36 produces the protein MKVRASVRRMCEKCRIIRRKGRVMVICMNPKHKQRQG
- the infA gene encoding translation initiation factor IF-1; this translates as MSKQDLIEMEGTVTDSLPNAMFRVDLDNGFNVLAHISGKIRRNYIKILPGDRVKVELTPYDLTKGRITFRLKKK
- a CDS encoding adenylate kinase, with the translated sequence MPRVILMGAPGSGKGTQGEVLAQTWSVPRLAPGDIFRDHIRRGTPLGLEVKSYSDAGKLVPDTVVIRVMQERLTAPDAQAGWILDGFPRTVPQATALDELLANLHQPCDAILNLDVPEEMLVARLLQRAQEQNRADDTPEVIQNRLQEYYSKTQPLLDFYGERVIRIDGTQPIPQVTQQIQAHLAAT
- a CDS encoding DUF433 domain-containing protein, which gives rise to MRIRVSDVLDLLVAGPSSEQILEELPDLEMDDLKATLAYASRKLN
- the secY gene encoding preprotein translocase subunit SecY, with amino-acid sequence MDVTRGRTPTAQETFAQMAQAAGLRGRVLVTLGILTLARLGIFIPVPGIDRAAFAESIARNPVIGFLDIFAGGGLSTLGIFALGILPFINASIILQILAAAVPALERLQKEEGEAGRRKISQITRYVALGWAILQSTLLASTWVRPYAYNFGVFFVIKTALVLTAGSMFVLWLSELITERGIGNGASLLIFVGIVSGLPVSVNRTVEWVKSGGNVGSVVILLLSFLAMIVGIVFVQEGIRRIPIVSARRQVGRKFYREQQSYLPLRLNQGNVMPIIFASAMLVVPASLAQFTANPVLIQVATYLSPTGPMPALYVLFYLSLILMFSYFYTSLVMNPVDVAQNLKKMGSSIPGIRPGKATSEYLEKVLNRLTFLGAIFLGLVAILPTAVESATRVTTFQGFGATSLLIIVGVAIDTAKQVQTFVISQRYEGMVKQ